Proteins from a genomic interval of Meiothermus sp.:
- a CDS encoding glycoside hydrolase family 125 protein — protein sequence MTPAPILDAPPEHLPTGNLEVHVEASPQAPSISRIGVASLGLNGLLDWVGEPLLEVSGRGWQVSRLADWIPCWENEHLTVTLLAPWGERGLALRLEPKQKGPLQVAGNLEYLGLRRFREEPLDCVFHSGQDGWTGSYVLEARTYRTLLALGLQADPPPRRTNWGPQFVLEWDTGPVTLYLGLAPESDGARTTALHLRRVGWESLLRKTLHKLALLTTHYSGPLYEVYRRHLIFSYFYAQADTLEGEPVLLTSRSPHYYVSGAYWARDALLWFFPALLKADRKRAKAVLKAVFQRQARWPGEHAQYLSGPPLYPGFELDQAAAYPLALARYLEATGPNPELVAELREPLAWVLARVAEEKHPSLTLYRTFLSPTDDPVREPYLTYDNALWCVALERLAPFWPEPEALRLEARTLRETLYRQAERNGRFVFSFEPGGPHTFADEPAGSLLLLPHLGFCSRQDPIWQATALWILGNDNPHHYKGRFPGEGSAHFPFPSGFGLANRILSGLMRPAGDALMILEQAPLDQGYACESFDPETGQARTGVGFAALAGFIAYALAAGKDPKGPTV from the coding sequence ATGACGCCCGCCCCCATCCTGGACGCACCCCCCGAGCACCTGCCCACCGGGAACCTCGAGGTGCACGTAGAAGCCAGCCCCCAGGCCCCCTCCATTTCGCGCATCGGGGTGGCCTCGCTGGGGCTCAATGGGCTGCTGGACTGGGTAGGTGAACCGCTGCTGGAAGTGTCCGGGCGGGGCTGGCAGGTCTCGCGCCTCGCGGACTGGATTCCCTGCTGGGAGAACGAGCACCTCACGGTTACGCTGCTGGCCCCCTGGGGGGAGCGGGGGCTGGCGCTGCGCCTCGAGCCCAAACAGAAGGGCCCCCTTCAGGTGGCGGGGAACCTCGAGTACCTGGGCCTGCGGCGCTTCCGGGAGGAGCCGCTCGACTGCGTCTTCCACAGCGGGCAGGACGGCTGGACGGGGAGCTATGTGCTGGAAGCCCGCACCTACCGTACCCTGCTGGCTTTGGGCCTGCAGGCCGACCCCCCGCCCCGTCGCACCAACTGGGGGCCGCAGTTCGTGCTCGAGTGGGACACCGGCCCGGTCACGCTCTACCTGGGCCTGGCCCCCGAAAGCGATGGGGCCCGCACCACCGCCCTGCACCTGCGGCGGGTGGGCTGGGAGAGCCTGCTGCGCAAGACCCTGCACAAGCTGGCCTTGCTGACCACCCACTACAGCGGCCCCCTCTACGAGGTCTACCGGCGGCATCTGATTTTCAGCTACTTCTACGCCCAGGCCGACACCCTGGAGGGCGAGCCGGTGCTGCTCACCTCGAGGAGCCCGCACTACTACGTCTCGGGGGCCTACTGGGCCCGCGACGCGCTTTTGTGGTTTTTTCCGGCCCTGCTCAAGGCCGACCGCAAACGGGCCAAGGCGGTGCTGAAAGCGGTATTTCAGCGCCAGGCCCGCTGGCCGGGGGAGCACGCCCAGTACCTGAGCGGGCCGCCCCTGTATCCCGGCTTCGAGCTCGACCAGGCCGCGGCCTACCCCCTGGCCCTGGCCCGCTACCTCGAGGCCACCGGCCCCAACCCCGAGCTGGTGGCCGAGCTGCGCGAGCCCCTGGCCTGGGTGTTGGCACGGGTGGCCGAGGAAAAACACCCCTCCCTCACCCTCTACCGCACCTTCCTCTCCCCCACCGACGACCCGGTCAGGGAGCCCTACCTGACCTACGACAACGCGCTGTGGTGCGTGGCGCTGGAACGGCTGGCCCCCTTCTGGCCGGAACCCGAGGCGCTCAGGCTCGAGGCCCGCACCCTGCGCGAGACCCTCTACCGCCAGGCCGAGCGCAACGGGCGTTTCGTTTTCAGCTTTGAGCCGGGGGGCCCCCACACCTTCGCCGACGAACCCGCGGGCAGCCTGCTGCTGCTCCCGCACCTGGGCTTCTGCAGCCGCCAGGATCCCATCTGGCAGGCCACCGCGCTCTGGATTCTGGGAAACGACAACCCCCACCACTACAAAGGGCGCTTCCCCGGCGAGGGCTCGGCCCATTTTCCCTTTCCCTCGGGCTTTGGCCTGGCCAACCGGATTCTCTCGGGGCTGATGCGGCCGGCAGGGGACGCGCTCATGATCCTCGAGCAGGCCCCCCTCGACCAGGGCTACGCCTGCGAGTCCTTCGACCCCGAGACCGGCCAGGCCCGCACCGGGGTGGGGTTTGCTGCGCTGGCCGGCTTTATTGCCTACGCGCTGGCCGCGGGCAAAGACCCCAAAGGGCCTACCGTATAG
- a CDS encoding PepSY-associated TM helix domain-containing protein — protein sequence MIGRAEMPVEKAQKPLRSRVYALARWLHLYASMLSLLVVLFFAATGITLNHPEWVFGNAQTIHTYQGTLPQGWQQGGEVNWLEAAEALRAAHGLRGQVSDTRADDQEASISFRAPGYAADAFISRADGSYTLKVVAQGPVAVLNDLHRGRDAGPAWAWLIDLSGGFLLLVALTGFVLSLYFRKTRSAALTVALTGLGVLLLLTWLAIR from the coding sequence ATGATCGGCAGGGCTGAGATGCCAGTGGAAAAAGCGCAGAAACCACTGCGCTCGAGGGTCTATGCCCTGGCCCGCTGGCTGCATCTCTACGCTTCTATGTTGAGCCTGCTGGTGGTGTTGTTTTTTGCCGCTACCGGCATCACCCTCAACCATCCCGAGTGGGTGTTTGGCAATGCCCAGACCATCCACACCTACCAAGGCACCCTGCCCCAGGGCTGGCAGCAAGGGGGCGAGGTCAACTGGCTCGAGGCTGCCGAGGCCTTGCGGGCCGCCCACGGCCTACGAGGGCAGGTGAGCGACACCCGCGCCGACGACCAGGAGGCTTCCATCAGCTTCCGCGCCCCTGGCTATGCCGCCGATGCCTTCATTAGCCGGGCCGACGGCAGCTATACCCTCAAGGTGGTGGCCCAGGGGCCGGTGGCCGTCCTGAACGATCTGCACCGCGGGCGGGATGCTGGCCCGGCCTGGGCCTGGCTGATTGACCTCTCGGGCGGGTTTTTGTTGCTGGTGGCGCTTACGGGCTTCGTGCTCTCGCTGTACTTCCGCAAAACCCGCAGCGCGGCCTTGACCGTGGCACTGACGGGCCTGGGTGTTCTGTTGCTTCTGACCTGGCTGGCTATACGGTAG
- a CDS encoding DUF2271 domain-containing protein, which yields MIGLVLTLWAGKSLAQARWAGMKLDITFEFVGGGTRYRAPYVAVWLENAQGLPVRTLAVWFEQSRKGPRWLNELRRWYRSNEPTEAVSGPTRMPGRYTLSWDGKDDKGNLVNQGDYYVCVELVREHGPYELFREKVTLAQTPFKRSYNVAGELKEVSLSYDRQG from the coding sequence ATGATTGGTCTTGTACTCACCCTGTGGGCTGGTAAAAGCCTGGCCCAGGCCCGGTGGGCGGGTATGAAGCTGGACATTACCTTCGAGTTTGTGGGAGGGGGTACGCGATACCGCGCACCTTATGTGGCGGTCTGGCTCGAGAACGCCCAGGGCCTGCCGGTGCGCACCCTGGCGGTCTGGTTTGAGCAGTCCCGCAAGGGCCCGCGCTGGCTCAACGAACTCCGGCGCTGGTACCGCAGCAACGAGCCCACCGAGGCCGTATCGGGCCCTACCCGGATGCCGGGGCGCTACACCCTGAGCTGGGACGGCAAGGACGACAAGGGCAACCTGGTTAATCAGGGCGACTATTACGTGTGCGTAGAGCTGGTGCGCGAGCACGGCCCCTACGAGCTGTTCCGCGAAAAAGTCACCCTGGCCCAGACCCCTTTCAAGCGCAGCTACAACGTGGCTGGCGAGCTTAAGGAGGTGAGCCTTTCCTATGATCGGCAGGGCTGA
- a CDS encoding FAD:protein FMN transferase, which produces MAEIERLERIFSSFSPDSELARWQAQGIAQLSPELHALLHAAEGWMAYTHGAFNPAAAAIQALYRQNPKPTEDELEALRQALKGPLWRLEGRVAHKLTALPLTLNALAKGHIADRAAQAAVAQGAEEVLLNLGGEIRHIGSQPVRVGVADPLDVADNAPPLARLSVCNQGVATSGRSQRGAHLFDPRTARPATQMVQATVLAPDAATADVLATAFCVLEPMLSLALAEVFGVGCLLVEANGRTHTNPSFTQQITEVIR; this is translated from the coding sequence TTGGCCGAAATTGAGCGCCTCGAGCGCATCTTCAGTAGCTTTTCGCCCGACTCCGAACTCGCGCGCTGGCAGGCCCAGGGCATAGCCCAGCTTTCGCCGGAACTCCATGCCTTGCTGCACGCCGCCGAAGGCTGGATGGCCTACACCCACGGGGCCTTTAACCCGGCGGCTGCGGCCATCCAGGCTTTATACAGGCAAAACCCCAAACCCACCGAGGACGAACTCGAGGCCCTGCGCCAGGCGCTCAAGGGCCCCCTGTGGCGGCTGGAGGGCCGTGTAGCCCATAAACTCACCGCGCTGCCCCTCACCTTAAACGCCCTGGCCAAAGGGCATATCGCCGACCGCGCGGCCCAGGCCGCGGTAGCGCAGGGGGCCGAGGAGGTGCTGCTCAACCTGGGCGGGGAGATCCGGCATATCGGGTCGCAGCCGGTGCGGGTTGGGGTGGCCGATCCCCTGGACGTGGCCGACAACGCCCCGCCGCTGGCCCGGCTCTCGGTCTGCAACCAGGGCGTGGCCACCAGTGGTCGCTCGCAGCGGGGAGCGCACCTGTTCGACCCCCGCACGGCCCGGCCTGCCACCCAGATGGTGCAGGCCACGGTGCTGGCCCCAGACGCAGCCACCGCCGATGTGCTGGCCACGGCTTTCTGTGTGCTCGAGCCCATGCTCAGCCTGGCCCTGGCCGAGGTATTTGGGGTGGGCTGCTTATTGGTGGAGGCCAACGGACGCACCCATACCAACCCCAGCTTTACACAGCAAATAACCGAGGTGATTCGATGA
- a CDS encoding intradiol ring-cleavage dioxygenase has translation MDSDDKPIGTILNRRKVLMALGLGGLAGVSGLLGQKADAQGTLPSCIVRPALTEGPYFVDTQLNRSDIRSDPTTGVVKPGVPLSLRFVVSRVSASGCTPLPGAMVDIWQCDAQGLYSGVQDRFADTRGQKWLRGHQITDAQGVAQFTTIYPGWYPGRTVHIHFKIRYQNRDFTSQLFFDDALSDRIFANPPYVKTGTRTRNANDGIYRNGGSQLLLNLTQSGQGYAATFDIGLNL, from the coding sequence ATGGACAGCGACGATAAACCGATTGGAACGATTTTGAACCGCCGTAAGGTGCTGATGGCGCTGGGCCTGGGCGGGCTGGCCGGGGTGAGCGGACTCCTGGGACAAAAGGCCGATGCGCAGGGCACGCTGCCTTCCTGCATTGTGCGCCCGGCCCTGACCGAGGGGCCCTACTTTGTGGATACCCAGCTCAACCGCTCCGATATCCGCTCCGACCCCACCACGGGGGTGGTGAAGCCGGGGGTGCCCCTGAGCCTGCGCTTTGTGGTCTCGAGGGTCTCGGCCAGCGGATGTACCCCGCTGCCGGGGGCCATGGTGGATATCTGGCAGTGCGACGCCCAGGGCCTCTACTCCGGGGTGCAGGATCGCTTCGCCGACACCCGCGGGCAGAAGTGGCTGCGCGGCCACCAGATCACCGATGCCCAGGGGGTGGCCCAGTTCACCACCATCTACCCCGGCTGGTATCCGGGCCGCACCGTGCACATCCACTTCAAAATTCGCTACCAGAACCGCGACTTCACCTCGCAGCTTTTCTTCGACGATGCCCTGAGCGACCGCATTTTTGCCAACCCGCCCTATGTGAAAACGGGCACCCGTACCCGCAACGCCAACGACGGCATCTACCGCAACGGGGGGAGCCAGCTCCTGCTCAACCTGACCCAGAGCGGGCAGGGCTATGCCGCTACCTTCGACATCGGACTGAACCTCTAG
- a CDS encoding SHOCT domain-containing protein — protein MWMMDHRGRWDGFGYYGFGWMDDVLWALLLLGLIALVVALIVRLLRSPTNGSKAAPDRALEIARERYAKGEISQAEFETLKKNLGG, from the coding sequence ATGTGGATGATGGATCACCGTGGACGTTGGGATGGTTTCGGCTACTACGGCTTTGGCTGGATGGACGATGTGCTGTGGGCCCTGCTGTTGCTCGGACTGATTGCGCTGGTGGTGGCGCTGATTGTGCGGCTGCTGCGCAGCCCCACCAATGGCAGCAAAGCGGCCCCCGACCGGGCCCTGGAGATCGCCCGCGAGCGCTATGCCAAAGGCGAGATCAGCCAGGCCGAGTTCGAGACCCTTAAGAAGAACCTGGGCGGTTAG
- a CDS encoding response regulator transcription factor has protein sequence MRLLLVEDEPNIARPVLRALEAQGHQVRHAPDLTTARALLAEAEPDLMVLDVRLPESEDGGFILAREARAAGYKGPILFMTARDALADRVMGLDEGGDDYVVKPFDLPELLARVRALLRRVSEVKQSRVQRGPLELDLAQRSVRWEGRLVELSPREYALLERLALFPGRVYSPEELLDLIWGEEASDTGVVKVCVHHLRNKLDSSVVRTVPGGYRLGVEP, from the coding sequence ATGCGGCTCTTGCTGGTGGAAGACGAGCCCAACATCGCCCGCCCGGTTCTGCGGGCTCTGGAGGCCCAGGGCCATCAGGTGCGCCATGCGCCCGACCTGACCACGGCCCGCGCGCTGCTGGCCGAGGCCGAGCCCGACCTGATGGTTCTGGACGTGCGCCTGCCTGAGTCGGAGGATGGGGGGTTTATTCTGGCCCGTGAGGCCCGCGCCGCCGGCTACAAAGGCCCCATTCTCTTCATGACCGCCCGCGACGCCCTGGCCGACCGGGTGATGGGCCTGGACGAAGGCGGCGACGACTACGTGGTCAAGCCCTTCGACCTGCCCGAGCTTCTGGCGCGGGTGCGGGCTTTGCTGCGCCGGGTGAGCGAGGTTAAGCAGAGCCGGGTGCAGCGAGGCCCCCTCGAGCTCGACCTCGCCCAGCGCAGCGTGCGCTGGGAGGGGCGGCTGGTGGAACTCTCCCCCCGCGAGTACGCCCTGCTGGAACGACTGGCCCTGTTTCCGGGCCGGGTCTACAGCCCCGAGGAGCTGCTCGATCTGATCTGGGGGGAGGAAGCCTCCGATACCGGGGTGGTCAAGGTGTGTGTGCACCACCTGCGCAACAAGCTGGATAGCAGCGTGGTGCGCACGGTACCGGGGGGCTACCGGCTGGGGGTAGAGCCATGA
- a CDS encoding HAMP domain-containing sensor histidine kinase, producing MSLRLRLALFIALAIALALLVQGFLGYASFERLQMGNLERDLNAYLARIADQLEGRRGPPRLFRRDRDGDSGTEWMERLRDNTPLLPLPNPAPVGTIAHARLVQGQVVLREWGSFPSEIPLDYHPAARLEQNWLYRSVRLGPGLYLQGALEASQVRASLAGYQQTVLFTALVVALLGAGVAWLVSGPALRPLRHLQQAARRVADSGDLSLRVPAEGSGELLHLSQTFNQMLERLSAFRQRETEFTRNAAHELRTPLTSLRLQLDALQQGLASPEETLSVVREEVERMTHLSESLLTLAREGRGQRVGLDVAQLAEEVAQKAGVPYQGPLHLETSGDPFLLRQALENLLSNAQKYAPGAPVRLELAHSDDRQFAILRVQDEGPGMPPEVLQRATEPFYRAPGTRVPGNGLGLSVAAQVAQVHGGRLELKNLEPRGFAAELWIRVQPA from the coding sequence ATGAGCCTGCGGCTGCGCCTGGCCCTGTTTATCGCCCTGGCCATTGCCCTGGCCCTGCTGGTGCAGGGGTTTTTAGGGTACGCCAGCTTCGAACGCTTGCAGATGGGCAACCTCGAGCGCGACCTGAACGCCTACCTCGCCCGCATCGCCGACCAGCTCGAGGGCCGCCGGGGCCCCCCACGGCTCTTCAGGCGTGATCGGGACGGCGATTCCGGCACCGAGTGGATGGAGCGCCTGCGGGACAACACGCCCCTGCTTCCCCTTCCAAACCCCGCACCGGTGGGCACCATCGCCCACGCCCGGCTGGTGCAGGGGCAGGTGGTACTGCGGGAGTGGGGCAGTTTTCCCAGTGAAATTCCCCTGGACTACCACCCCGCGGCCCGGCTCGAGCAGAACTGGCTCTACCGTAGCGTGCGCCTGGGCCCCGGGCTCTACCTGCAGGGGGCGCTCGAGGCCAGCCAGGTGCGGGCCAGCCTGGCCGGCTACCAGCAGACCGTGCTGTTCACCGCCCTGGTGGTGGCGCTCCTGGGGGCCGGGGTGGCCTGGCTGGTAAGCGGGCCGGCCCTGCGGCCCCTGCGCCACCTCCAGCAGGCCGCCCGCCGGGTGGCCGACTCAGGCGACCTGAGCCTGCGGGTGCCCGCCGAGGGCAGCGGGGAGCTCCTGCACCTGAGCCAGACCTTCAACCAGATGCTCGAGCGGCTCTCGGCCTTCCGCCAGCGCGAGACCGAGTTCACCCGCAACGCCGCCCACGAGCTGCGCACCCCCCTGACCTCTTTGCGCTTGCAGCTCGACGCGCTGCAGCAGGGGCTGGCCTCGCCCGAGGAAACCCTATCGGTGGTGCGCGAGGAGGTGGAGCGCATGACCCACCTGAGCGAGTCGCTCCTGACCCTGGCGCGGGAGGGCCGGGGGCAGCGGGTGGGGCTGGACGTGGCCCAGCTCGCCGAGGAGGTCGCACAAAAAGCGGGCGTGCCCTACCAGGGGCCCCTTCACCTGGAAACCTCCGGTGACCCCTTTCTGCTGCGCCAGGCCCTGGAAAACCTGCTCTCCAACGCCCAGAAGTACGCCCCAGGGGCCCCGGTGCGGCTCGAGCTGGCCCACTCCGACGACCGGCAGTTCGCCATCCTGCGGGTGCAGGACGAAGGGCCGGGCATGCCGCCCGAGGTACTCCAGCGGGCCACCGAGCCCTTCTACCGCGCCCCCGGCACCCGGGTGCCCGGCAACGGCCTGGGCCTGAGCGTGGCAGCCCAGGTAGCCCAGGTACACGGGGGTCGGCTGGAGCTTAAGAACCTCGAGCCCCGCGGGTTCGCAGCCGAGCTGTGGATCCGGGTTCAACCGGCCTGA
- a CDS encoding cell wall metabolism sensor histidine kinase WalK yields MQGRLEAIQDGVVPLEMGEIDRLHQQARLLSRLVEDLRTLSLADAGRLNLALQPLNLAELARRMAAAFGTALEAKQVALELRLPEGPVPVRADPDRLAQVIGNLLTNALEHTPAGGKIALEVAKDTTHAHLRVLDSGPGIPAEALHKVFDRFYRAEASRSRATGGSGLGLSIVKALVELHKGTVAAHNRPEGGALFEVRLPLHQAG; encoded by the coding sequence ATGCAGGGCCGCCTCGAGGCCATTCAGGATGGGGTTGTGCCCCTGGAGATGGGCGAGATAGACCGCCTGCACCAGCAGGCCCGGCTGCTCTCGCGCCTGGTTGAAGACCTGCGCACCCTTTCGCTGGCCGATGCCGGGCGGCTCAACCTGGCTTTGCAGCCGCTGAACCTGGCCGAGCTGGCCCGCCGGATGGCCGCTGCCTTTGGGACTGCTCTGGAGGCCAAGCAGGTTGCGCTCGAGCTGAGACTGCCCGAGGGGCCCGTCCCGGTGCGGGCCGATCCCGACCGGCTGGCCCAGGTGATCGGGAACCTGCTCACCAACGCCCTGGAGCATACCCCGGCCGGGGGTAAGATTGCCCTGGAAGTAGCCAAAGACACCACCCACGCCCACCTGCGGGTGCTGGACAGCGGCCCCGGCATCCCCGCAGAAGCCCTGCACAAGGTTTTCGACCGCTTCTACCGGGCCGAGGCCTCGCGCTCGAGGGCCACCGGCGGCAGCGGGCTGGGGCTCTCCATCGTCAAGGCCCTGGTGGAGCTGCACAAGGGGACGGTAGCGGCCCACAACCGCCCCGAGGGTGGAGCGCTCTTCGAGGTGCGCCTGCCACTCCATCAGGCCGGTTGA
- a CDS encoding HAMP domain-containing protein → MRLFDRIEVRLSLLMALVAVTTSLLTVALNTFQRERTFRELPAEVRDFLRRNEGRPPSLSLTPELRQMLAEGREIRVQMRPSDDPDNPNPVFWITPLDNPAAPPVRLQAPPRLRRPSLEARLQQNLLIAGLIATGLGVLVALVFARRMARPIEAISAAASSLAQGKLSVRIPAPRGEDEIARLARNFNRMAEALEKLEAERRAMIADIAHELRTP, encoded by the coding sequence ATGCGCCTTTTTGACCGCATTGAAGTCCGTCTGAGCCTTCTAATGGCCCTGGTGGCCGTCACCACCAGCCTGCTGACGGTGGCCCTCAACACCTTCCAGCGCGAGCGTACCTTTCGGGAACTGCCCGCCGAGGTGCGCGACTTTTTGCGGCGCAACGAGGGCCGCCCGCCCAGCCTGAGCCTGACCCCCGAGCTGCGGCAGATGCTGGCGGAAGGCCGCGAAATTCGGGTACAGATGCGCCCCTCCGATGACCCCGACAACCCCAACCCGGTGTTCTGGATCACCCCCCTGGACAACCCCGCTGCACCTCCGGTTCGGCTGCAGGCCCCGCCCCGCCTGCGCCGGCCCAGCCTGGAGGCCCGCTTACAGCAAAACCTGCTGATTGCGGGCCTGATTGCCACCGGGCTGGGGGTGCTGGTGGCCCTGGTGTTTGCCCGCCGAATGGCCCGGCCCATCGAGGCCATCTCGGCTGCAGCCAGCAGCCTGGCCCAGGGGAAGCTGTCGGTGCGCATTCCCGCGCCCAGGGGTGAGGACGAGATAGCGCGTCTGGCGCGCAATTTCAACCGCATGGCCGAGGCCCTGGAAAAGCTCGAGGCCGAGCGCCGGGCCATGATTGCCGATATCGCCCACGAACTGCGCACCCCCTGA
- a CDS encoding response regulator transcription factor encodes MALVLVVEDEPEIAEILEGYLRREGFRTERASDGRQALNLVRVARPDLVLLDIMLPEVDGLEVLRRIRSNGHTPVILVTARTEDLDKLLGLELGADDYITKPFSPREVVARVKAVLRRAVLAEAPKGILRVGPLEIDSEKVVARLGGVRLELTPTEFRLLETLARTPGRAFSRAELLEAALPDSEALERVVDVHLKNLRRKLEAAGGAGLLETVRGVGYRLWVET; translated from the coding sequence ATGGCACTGGTACTGGTGGTGGAAGACGAGCCGGAGATCGCGGAAATTTTGGAGGGCTACCTGCGTCGGGAAGGGTTTCGCACCGAGCGGGCCTCCGATGGGCGGCAGGCTTTGAACCTGGTTCGAGTGGCCCGGCCCGACCTGGTGCTTCTGGACATCATGCTGCCGGAGGTGGACGGCCTCGAGGTGCTGCGCCGTATCCGCAGCAACGGCCACACCCCGGTAATCCTGGTGACGGCCCGCACCGAAGACCTGGATAAGCTGCTGGGCCTGGAGCTGGGGGCCGACGACTACATAACCAAGCCCTTCAGCCCCCGCGAGGTGGTGGCCCGGGTCAAGGCGGTGCTGCGGCGGGCGGTGCTGGCCGAGGCCCCCAAAGGCATCCTGCGGGTGGGGCCGTTGGAGATAGATAGTGAGAAGGTGGTGGCCCGGCTGGGCGGGGTGCGCCTCGAGCTCACCCCCACCGAGTTTCGCCTGCTGGAAACCCTGGCCCGCACCCCTGGCCGGGCCTTCAGCCGGGCCGAGCTGCTCGAGGCCGCCCTGCCCGACTCGGAGGCGCTGGAGCGGGTGGTGGACGTGCACCTCAAGAACCTGCGCCGGAAGCTCGAGGCCGCCGGGGGTGCGGGGCTTCTGGAGACCGTGCGGGGGGTGGGGTACCGGCTGTGGGTCGAAACCTGA
- a CDS encoding MFS transporter, with translation MTLPPGEPRRSQTLAIWEGLLAILFINWSTGMVMTGYALWLGAPPVALAILGALPMVGQMAAPLALFFRGSRKDLSATLSVFGRGLFILMLFVPLMPEAWRIPGMLLIAALSQLIVAPVNVLWTSWMADLVPEQQRGRYFGLRNGLLGLVGTLGNLAAGGLIDALGKPWGFLLVLGLAVGAGIGATFILRRQFEPPVASTPPRFAEFVQPLSDRRFRGFLGFVVLFLGAVSVGGPFVFPLFLEYARMSFTQVGLWTVIAASCGLVLSPLWGRLADRIGHWQVLLFSSSVAALVLPPLWLAGGPGRLETIWMAAVFDAVAWGGIGTALTNVALQSASPEKRNLYLAWYWMAFAVGGILGSLLGGALGNLHKNLQLFPSAYHLPILVSMGLRVVAVYYLGWRIRRDRKRASLESKAAPSMPAENKTPES, from the coding sequence GTGACACTGCCCCCCGGCGAGCCCCGCCGTTCACAAACCCTGGCCATCTGGGAAGGCCTGCTGGCCATCCTGTTCATCAACTGGAGCACCGGCATGGTCATGACCGGCTATGCGCTGTGGCTGGGAGCGCCCCCGGTGGCCCTGGCCATCCTGGGTGCGCTGCCCATGGTGGGGCAGATGGCCGCGCCGCTGGCCCTGTTTTTTCGGGGCAGCCGGAAGGATCTGAGCGCGACCCTATCGGTCTTTGGGCGGGGCCTCTTCATCCTGATGCTGTTTGTACCCCTGATGCCCGAAGCCTGGCGCATTCCGGGCATGTTGCTGATTGCCGCACTTTCACAGTTGATCGTGGCGCCGGTCAACGTGCTGTGGACAAGCTGGATGGCCGACCTGGTGCCGGAGCAACAACGGGGCCGGTACTTCGGGCTGCGCAACGGGCTGCTGGGTCTGGTGGGCACCCTGGGCAACCTGGCTGCCGGCGGCCTGATTGACGCCCTGGGCAAACCCTGGGGTTTCTTGCTGGTGCTGGGCCTGGCGGTGGGGGCAGGGATTGGGGCCACCTTCATCCTGCGGCGGCAGTTTGAACCCCCGGTAGCAAGCACACCCCCTCGCTTTGCAGAGTTCGTGCAACCCCTCTCCGACCGGCGCTTCCGGGGGTTTTTGGGGTTTGTGGTGCTGTTTTTGGGGGCGGTGAGCGTGGGAGGGCCTTTCGTGTTTCCGCTCTTCCTCGAGTATGCCCGCATGAGCTTTACCCAGGTGGGCCTCTGGACGGTGATTGCCGCAAGCTGTGGGCTGGTGCTGAGCCCTTTGTGGGGCCGGCTGGCCGACCGCATTGGGCACTGGCAGGTTTTGTTGTTCAGCAGCAGCGTGGCCGCCCTGGTACTGCCCCCTTTGTGGCTGGCCGGTGGGCCGGGCCGCCTCGAGACCATCTGGATGGCCGCGGTCTTCGACGCCGTGGCCTGGGGCGGAATTGGCACCGCCCTGACCAACGTGGCCCTGCAAAGTGCCTCGCCGGAAAAGCGCAACCTCTACCTGGCCTGGTACTGGATGGCCTTTGCGGTAGGGGGCATCCTGGGCTCTTTGCTGGGCGGGGCGCTGGGCAACCTGCACAAAAATCTCCAGCTCTTTCCCAGCGCCTACCACCTGCCCATCCTGGTCTCGATGGGGTTGCGGGTGGTGGCGGTCTACTACCTGGGGTGGCGCATCCGGCGCGATAGGAAAAGGGCCTCGCTGGAGTCAAAAGCAGCGCCTTCCATGCCTGCCGAAAACAAAACACCTGAATCTTAA
- a CDS encoding ferredoxin — MPHVIVEPCIGTKDKSCVEVCPVECIYDGGDQFYIHPDECIDCGACVPACPVSAIYPEEDVPEQWRDYIAKNRRLSGLE, encoded by the coding sequence ATGCCCCATGTGATTGTTGAACCCTGCATCGGCACCAAGGACAAGTCCTGTGTCGAAGTCTGCCCGGTGGAGTGCATCTACGACGGTGGAGACCAGTTCTACATCCACCCCGACGAGTGCATTGACTGCGGGGCTTGTGTGCCGGCCTGCCCGGTCTCGGCCATCTACCCCGAGGAAGACGTGCCCGAGCAGTGGCGCGACTACATCGCCAAAAACCGCAGGCTCTCGGGCCTCGAGTAA